Sequence from the Pleomorphomonas sp. T1.2MG-36 genome:
GGGCGCGGCAAATGGCGACGAGCGCGAGAACCGGAGCGCAGCGGACCTAATGTCCGTGAGCACCGGAAGCGCAGCACTCTATGCCAAGGGCATCCGTCCGAAAAGTTGCAGACTTTTCGGATCAGACGGATGCCCAGGGATGCCCGCCCCAGTAGAGTTTCGGCTAGGCTCTCAGAGCTGCTTGTCCTTGTCGAGCTGAATATAGGACAGCGGCAGGGCCGTGGTGTACTTGATCTGCTCCATGGCGAAGGCCGAGGAGACATCGGAGATGTCGATCTTGGCGATCAGCCGCTTGTAGAAGGCGTCGTAGGCCTCGATGTCCGGCACCACCACGCGCAGGAGATAGTCGACCTGACCGCTCATGCGGTAGAACTCGACCACCTCGGGAAACTCGCGGATCAGTTCGGCGAAGCGGCGAAGCCACTCCTCCGAGTGCTGGTTGGTGACGATGGAGACGAACACCGTCACCTTGGTGTTCACCGACTTGGGGTCGAGCAGCGCCACGCGGCGCAGGATGACGCCGTCTTCCTCGAGCTTCTGGATGCGCCGCCAGCAGGGAGTCGTCGACAGGCCCACTCTTTTGGCCACCTCGGCCACCGGAATGGTGGCGTCCTCCTGGAGGATCGATAGAATTTTCCTGTCCAGCCGGTCCAGCATGATCGTGCGCCTATCTACGTCTGAAATGGCTTTCTATTTTGCAAGCCAATGTGACGCCAAATAAGAAATTTTTTCCCACTTTTGTCAAGTGCTGCCCGGTTACGGCGGGTTCCCTTCCGGTTTCGCATACCACTTGTTAACCATATCAACACACCGGGCGTTAGGGAAAATCAGGCTTAAGTGTGGCCAAACAATTGGCTGGAAGTTGACGTCAAGCATGATCCTGGGCTCGGACCAGTCGCAGACCGCTCGCCTGGAGCAGAACAGGCAACGATCGATGCGTCGCCGCGAAGTGACGCGCGCGGTCCGGGACGTGCGTGAGCGCCTGTCGTCGGACTCCGGCACACGTCCGGCCTTCGACTACGAGATCCTGCTGGAGTACGCCCGCAACCGCCTGTCGAGCTGGTTGCCGGTCGGCCTGCTCATCCTGGCGCTCGGCGGCACCGCCGCCTACTGGATGACCTACCAGTACGTCGCGATCTGGGCCGGCGCGGTGTTCATCGCCCATACGCTGATCGGCCTCACCGCCCGGCGCTTCAGCCAGACGCCGGCCGGCTCGGTGAACCTCAAGTACTGGCGCCGGCAGTTCCTGATCGCCGAGGCGCTGTTCGGTCTCGTCTTCTCCTCGCTGTTCTTCCTGCCGGGCGCCATCTTCGGCGGCACGGGCACCTTCGCCTTCGGCGCATTGCTCACCGCCATCGCCGTGCTGGCCATGGTGGCGAGCAACCTGCCGCGCGCCGTGGTGTTCAGCACGCTGCCGATCGCCATCGGCGGCGCCCTGAAGCTTGCCATGGGCCGGGGCTTCGTCGACTATTCGATGGCCAGCTTCCTGGTGCTGGCGGAAGTCTTCTTCGTGCTGCTCGCCTACCGCCTCTACGAGTCGACGCTGACGATGATGGAGTTCCGCGTCGAGAAGGACGCGCTGATCGTCGAGCTGGAACAGGCCAAGGTCATTTCCGACGAGAGCCGCCGCCGGGCCGAGGAAGCCAATCTCGCCAAGTCGCGCTTCCTCGCCACCATGAGCCATGAGCTCCGCACCCCGCTCAACGCCATCCTCGGCTTCTCCGAGATCATGATGAACGAGGTGTTCGGGCCGGTCGGCAACGAACACTACAAGGGATATGCTGCCGATATTCACACCTCGGGCCAGCACCTTCTCAAGCTGATCAACGAAATTCTCGACCTGTCGCGCATCGAGGCCGGCCGCTACCAGATCAACGAGGAAGCGGTGACGCTGTCCTTCCTCGCCGAGGAATGCCACCACCTGCTGAAGCTGAAGGCCAAGTCGAAGAACCTGACCATCACCGAGCAGTTCGAGCCCGACCTGCCAAAGATCTGGGCCGACGAGCGGGCGGTGCGGCAGATCATCCTCAACCTGCTGTCCAACGCGGTGAAGTTCACCCAGCCCGGCGGCGAAATCCTCATCCGCCTCGGCTGGACGGCGGGCGGCGGACAGTATGTGTCGGTGCGCGACAACGGCCCCGGCATCCCCGAAAGCGAAATCCCCATCGTGCTCCAGGCCTTCGGCCAGGGCTCGCTCGCCATCCAGACCGCCGAGCAGGGTACCGGCCTCGGCCTGCCCATTTGCGTTGCGCTGATGCAGATGCACGACGGCACTCTCGACCTTCAGTCCAAGCTGCGCGAGGGAACCGAGGTCACCATCATCTTCCCGCCGTCACGCGTCATGGAAGTGATGCCGCCCATCGAGGAAGGCACGTCGGGGCGCGGAAAGCGGCCGGGGCAGCGCCGCTACGGCTGAAGCCGAACCGGGTCCGACAAAACCGGCTGCCACTTTCGCCGGAGTTGACCTGAGAACCATTCCGAAAAGCATTTCAATCGGCTATCACTGCTTTCCAAACGGGAAACAGTCGCGCCATGGATGACCTTCTGCTTTTTGCCGCCCTCATCGTCTTTACGATCCTCGTCGGTTCGGTGCTCGGCATCGTCGCCTTCGCCAGAACCCGCGAGCTGCGGCAACGCATAGAGCTGCTGGAGTTCGCATTGCGCGCCGCCCGGACGTCCGAGCCGGTCGCCGAGGCGGCGCCCGCCGCCGCTTCCGAAGCCGCAGCCGAGGCCGCTCCGGCCGAAGACGCTCCCGAAGCCCCCTCCCCGCCCCCCGAAACGCCGGATGCGGTCGGCGACGTCGAAAGCCCGGAAGAGACGGCGCCGCCGGTCGAGGGCGAACCGATCGCCGCCCGCACCTCGCTGGAAGAGAAGATCGGCAGCCGCTGGGCCGTCTGGGTCGGTGGACTGGCGCTCGGGCTCGGCGGCATCTTCCTCGTGCGCTACTCGATCGAGGCCGGCCTGCTCGGACCGGCGGCGCGAGTGCTGCTCGGTCTCGTCTTCTCCGGCCTGCTGCTGGCCGGCGGCGAGTGGCTGCGCCGCTCCGGCTTCGCCGAGGCGGATGGCCCGGCGCGGCGCGCCTATGTGCCCGGCGTGCTGGCCGCCGCCGGCGCGGTGTCGGCCTTCGCCTCGGTCTATGCCGCCTACGGCCTCTATGGCCTGATCGGGCCGGCCTTCGCCTTCATCGCCCTCGGCGCCGTCGGCGTGGCGACGTTGACCCTGGCGCTCAGGCATGGACCGGCGCTGGCCGCGCTCGGCCTGCTCGCCGCCTATGCGACGCCGATTCTCGTGTCCAGCGGCGAGCCGGCGCTGCTGCCGCTGGTGATCTATCTCGCCGTGGTCTCCGCCGCCACCTATGGCGTTGCCCGCCTGCGCCTGTGGCGTTGGCTCGCCGTATCGGCGACGGCCGCCAACATCCTGTGGTCGCTGCTGCTGTCGGTCACCGTAGTGAGCATCGGGCATGCCGCCGACCAGCTCTACGTTGCCGCCCATTTCCTGATATCGCTGCTGCTCGCCGCCGTGGTCTTCGTCACCAGCCACGCGCCGCGCGACCGCACGGCGGATGTCGCCTTCGACAGGACGGCGCTCGCCGTCCTCAGCCTGTTCGCGCTGCCGCTTCTTGCCTTCGTCGCCGCCGCCGGAACGGGCGCGCTCACCGTCACGCTCATCGCCATCATGGCGCTCGTGCTGATGGCGCTCGCCTCGGAGTGGCCGGCGGCGCGCGGCCTCGCGGTGACGGCGCTCGTCGTCACCCTCCTCGCCTACGGCCTTCTCAACGTGACGGTGTCCAACATCGTCATCGATCCGGTCACCGGGCAACCGACCGTCGCCGACTTTGGCGACCTCCTGGCCTCGCCCGCCGGCAGCGACTATCTCGGCATCGGCATCCTGCTCGGGGTGATCCTGACCGTGGCGGGCCTTGCCGGCGCCATCGCCGCGCGCGGCCGGCCGCAGCTTGCCGTGGCCGGCGCCTTCGCGGCGCCGGGGCTGATCGCCTTCGCCTATCTCAACACCAGTCGCGATCTCTCGGCCTCTCCGGCCTTCGCCGTCGCGGCGCTGGTGGCGGCCGTCTATCTCGCCTCCGTTACCGAATATCTCGGCCGTCGCCTCGCGGTCGACGCCAAGGGGCGCGACGGCGCCATCGCCGCCTATGCTGTCGGCTGCATCACCGCGCTAGGCGCGGCGCTGACCATCGCCTTCGAGCGGGGCATGCTGACCGTTTCGCTGGCGCTGCTGGTCGCCGGCATCGCCTGGGTCGAGACACGACGCCCGGTGGCCGCGCTGCGCCCAACCGCGCTGGCCGTGGCCGCCGTGGTGATCGCCCGTGTCGTCTGGGACCCACGCATCGTCGGCGACGATCTCGGCACGACGATCCTGTTCAATCCTCTTCTCTACGGCTACGGCGTGCCGACGCTGTGCTTTGCCTACGCCGCCTGGCGCTTCGGCCGCACGCCGGACGATCCACGCCCCGTGCCGATCTTCGAGGCGCTCGCCGTCGTCTTCACGGCGCTGACGGCAACGATCGAAGTCCATCACGCCATGAACGGCGGCGACCTGTTCGCCCCGGTGTCGAGCCTTGCCGAGCAAAGCCTCCTCACCATGGTGATGATGGCCATCTCGCTTGGCCTCAACTGGCTCGGCGCCCGCCGGCCGTCGCCGGTGATGATCTGGGGCGTGCCGCTGTTCGGCGGCTTCGGCCTGATCATGGCGGCCATCGGCCTCCTCATCGTCAACAACCCCGTGCTTTCGGGCGAGCCGATCGATGGCGGTGCCTTCGACGGCAAGCTGCTTCTCGGCTATCTCGGGCCGGCCGTCATGGCCCTTCTGATTGCCGGACTGGCCCGCCGCCGCAAGGATCTGCCCCGCTACGCCGTGCCCATCGCCGCCACGGTCGGCGGCCTGCTGGTCGCCATGTGGGCAACGCTGGCCGTTCGCGCCGGCTGGCACAGCGGCAATCTCGGCTGGGGCGGGGTGGAGGAAGGCGAGCTCTACGCCTACTCGGCCGTCTGGCTGGTACTCGGCCTCGTCGTCCTCACCGTCGGCTTCGTTGCCGCAAGCCGGACGGTGCGCACGGTGGCGGCGGTGATCGTCGCCGGTGTGGTGGCTAAGGTGTTCCTGATCGACACTTCCGGCCTCACCGGCCCGCTCAGGGCGCTGTCGTTCATCGGCCTCGGCGGCGTGCTGGTGGCGATCGGCCTTGCCTACCAGACGGTGCTGAGGCGCCAGCGGAAAAGCTTGCCGGAGGGCTGAGGCGGACGTACCTTCTCGGCCCGTTCAACGAGTCCCATCGCCATGGTCCCCACGCTGCCGCTCAGGCATCTGCGCCGCCTCGCCGGCATGAAGCAGTCGCACGTTGCCGACCTGATGGGCGTCACCCAGCCGACGGTGTCGCGCTGGGAAAACGGCAGCCTGCCACTGACCATGGAGCAGGCGCGTGCCTTGCAGGCAATTTTCGCGGCGCGGCCCGACCCGGCGCAGGACGCGGCGCTGAAGCGGCTGGTGGAGACGTCGACCAGCCCGGTCCATCTCATCTGCGACCGTACGCACCGGCTGCTCGCCGCCTCCCACGCGCGCGCCGCCGACTGGCGGGTCGATCTCGACGACTATCTGGGACGGTCGCTGCTGGTCTATGCCTCCGACGAGATCCTGGCGGCGGAGGCCCGCCTCAAGGACATGGGCTGGTACGAGGACCGGCTCGGATCGCTCGCCTTCGACACCGGCGCCAACGGCGACCCCGACATTCCCATTCGGCCCGGCCCGATGCTGTGGGAACGCGTGCGGCTTTCGGACGGCTCGTCCGGCCGGCTCGTCACCTCCTTCTACGACCGCTCCGCATAATTCATGCGTGGAATCCGGCGTGACGCGTTGCTAGCCGTCGTCCAAAAGGACTGACGACAATGAACGGACGCTGGCCGACGATTATTCTTCTCTGGTTCATCGGGGTGCTGGCCGCAGCCCAGCTCGGCAAGATGGCGGCGCTGATGCCGGCGATCCGCGCCGACCTCGGCCTCTCCCTGTCGAGCGCCGGTCTGATGGTGTCGCTGATCGAGGCGGGCGGCGCCAGCCTCGGCGCCATCGCCGGCATTCTGGCCGCGCGCTTCTCCGGCCGCGCCGTTCTGGCCGCCGGATCGATTCTGGTGGCAACGGCCGGTCTCGCCGGAGCGGCGGCGCCCGACGCGGCGCTGCTTTATGCCGCCCGTCTCATCGAAAGCATCGGTTACCTGATGGTGGTCATCGCCGCGCCGAGCCTGATCGCCATGGCAGCCGGCCGGGCCAGCGCCACGGCGCTCGCCCTCTGGAGTACCTTCGTGCCGGTGGGCATCGCCGCCGGCACCATCCTGTCCGGCCTTGCCGCCAGCCTGATCGACTGGCGCGTGATCCTCGTCTTCTGGGCGCTCGCCGTGCTGGTGACCCTGCCCGGAACCTTCCACCTGCCGACCATGGCCGAGCACCGCCAGACCGGCTTCGCGGTGCCGCCGGCCACCATATGGGCGCTCGCCCTGGGTTTCGGCTTCTACACGACGCTGGAAGTCGGCGTACTCGGCATGCTGCCGGCCTATCTTTCGGAAGCCTGGGGCTTTTCGATCGCCACTGCCGGCGTCGTCACCGGCGTCACCTCGGCCGCGACGATTGCCGGAAGCTTCGCGGCAGCGCGTCTCATCGGGGCCGGCGAAGGAGCGCGGCGGCCGTTGATGCTGATCGCCATCGGCCTCGCTCTGCCAGCGGGGCTGTTCTTCGTCGGCTTTCCGGGCAATGGTCTTGCGACCCAGCTGTCGGCTTCGGCCGTCGCGGCAGCCGTGATCGCCGCCAACGCCATCTCCGGCCTTGTTGCCGCCGTTGCCTTCGCCCGGCTTCCGGCGCTGTTGCGCAGGAGCGGCGCGGCGCTGTCGCTGGTCACCGCCTCCAACGGCGTGTTCGCCCAGTTCGGCGCGGCGGGATCGTTGATCGGCCCGCCGCTGGTCGGTTACGTGGCGAGCCACTGGGGCTGGTCGACGGTAGCGCCGGTGGTGGCTGCGCTGTCGGTGTTGTCGCTCGCCGGCTTTGCGCTCGGAGAGCGACTTGCCGGAAAGAGCTGAGGGGCGGTTACGCCAGCAGGTGCTCGCGCAGGATCAGGCAACCCAGGCCGATCAGCACGAGGCCGCCGACCACCTCGGCCGACCGGCCGAACCTGTTGCCGATCAACCGCCCCATCATCACGCCGCCGGCCGACATCAGGAAGGTGGTGGCGCCGATCGCCGCCACGATGACGACGATGTTGGCCTTGACGAAGGCGAGCGAGACGCCGACGGCCATGGCGTCGATGGAGGTGCCTATGGCGGTCATCACCAGTGTCACCGGGGTACCGATGAAGCTTGTTTCGGGCGCGCCCTCCTCTTCGGCCCGGAAGGCGAGGAGAACCATGCGGCCGCCGACCAGCGTCAGAAGTCCGAAGGCCAGCCAGTGGTCGAAGCTCGCCACGTAGGAACTGGCGGCCGCGCCAGCCGCCCAGCCGACCAGCGGCGTGATCATCTGAACGATGGCAAAGACCGCGCCGACCAAAATCGCATCGCAGAAACGGCACTGACGCCGCAGGCTGGCGCCGCCGCCGACCGAAGCGAGCAGGCTGTCGATGGACATGCCCACGGCGAGCACGGCGATGGAGATCGGAGACATCGGCGGGTACCAGTCGAGCACAGAACCGGATGGCGTCGTCACATCTCGCCCGTAAGATGGCGCCACCACGGTCTTGCCGGACCTTTCGGCCGACCGCGCCACGCAATGAGTGCGAGCATGTTGACGCGGTCCCGTCTCAAGCGACGGTGGCTACTCCCCGATGAGGTTCGGATACCGGCCACCGCCCACAAAATCAAGCAATTTCAAATACTTATGTGATAATGACATTCATTTGCAACTGGGCGATCATTGTCCGATGATGGCTATCGCCTTGGCAATACTGCCCTTCTCAATTCGGGCATCCGTGCATGGTGCGGCATGTGGGTGCCAGCCTTGCGACAGGCGAATGGCACCCATGCCGGAAGCGGCCAACGGCGGCGGACCGCCGTCGGCCAGCCGGTCATTTCTCCAGGCGGGAGATCAGGCTCGACGTGTCCCACCGGTTGCCGCCGGAGGCCTGGACGTCGGCGTAGAACTGGTCGACCAGGGCGGTGAGCGGCAGGCGGGCACCGGTCCGCCGCGCCTCGTCGAGCACGATGCCGAGATCCTTGCGCATCCAGTCGACGGCAAAGCCGAAGTCGAACTTGCCGGCCGTCATGGTCTGCCAGCGATTCTCCATCTGCCAGCTCTGGGCGGCTCCCTTGGAGATGGCGGCGATGGTCTTCTCGACGTCGAGGCCGGACGACTTGGCAAAGTGGATGGCTTCGGCAAGGCCCTGCACGACGCCGGCGATGCAGATCTGGTTGACCATCTTGGCGAGCTGCCCCGAGCCCGACGCGCCCAGGTGGACGATCATCTTGGCGTAGGACTGCATCACCGGCTCGGCGGCGGCGAAGCTCCGGTCATTGCCGCCGACCATAATGGTCAGCGCGCCGTTTTCGGCTCCGGCCTGACCGCCGGACACCGGCGCATCGAGAAAATCGAGGCCGAGAGCGACGGCCTTTTCCTGCAGTTCGCGGGCGACGCCGGCCGATGCCGTGGTGTGATCGACGAAGATGGCGCCGGCCTTCATGCCGGCAAAGGCGCCATCCGGACCGAGCACGACGGACCTGAGATCGTCGTCGTTGCCGACGCAGGCAAACACGAAATCGGCGCCCGCCGCCGCCTCGCGCGGCGTCGGCGCGGCGCGTCCGCCGAACGCGTTGACCCAGGCGTTCGCCTTGGCGCCGGTCCGGTTGTAGACGGTCACCTCGTGCCCGCCCCGCGTCCGGAGGTGACCCGCCATCGGGTAGCCCATCACGCCGAGCCCGAGAAATACGACCTTTGCCATCATGAACCTCATCTATCCATTTGCAGTGTTTTCGCTTATTGTTGCAGGCGCTTGTTCCTGCCGCATCTATCAAATGACGCGGCGGCAAACCAGATGGCGGCGATGCCGCGGCGCGGGGAACCCTTTCGCCGCTGACGCGTTGAAGTCACCGACAGGACCAGTTTTGGAGGCAGTCATGAAAGTTCTCGCTATCGCAGTTACCGTGCTGGCACTCGGGCTCGGCGCCTGTGCCAACCAGACGCCCACCCAGCAGCGCGTCACCACCGGCGCTGCCGTCGGCGCGCTCGGCGGCGCGGCGGTCGGCGCCATTGCCGGCGGCGGCAAGGGAGCCATTATCGGCACTGCCATCGGCGGCATCGGCGGCGCAGCCATCGCCGGCGCCACGGCGCCGCGCGAAGACTGCATCGCCTACGATCGCTACGGCCGCCCCTATCGCACGGCCTGCCGCT
This genomic interval carries:
- a CDS encoding Lrp/AsnC family transcriptional regulator, whose amino-acid sequence is MLDRLDRKILSILQEDATIPVAEVAKRVGLSTTPCWRRIQKLEEDGVILRRVALLDPKSVNTKVTVFVSIVTNQHSEEWLRRFAELIREFPEVVEFYRMSGQVDYLLRVVVPDIEAYDAFYKRLIAKIDISDVSSAFAMEQIKYTTALPLSYIQLDKDKQL
- a CDS encoding sensor histidine kinase; this encodes MILGSDQSQTARLEQNRQRSMRRREVTRAVRDVRERLSSDSGTRPAFDYEILLEYARNRLSSWLPVGLLILALGGTAAYWMTYQYVAIWAGAVFIAHTLIGLTARRFSQTPAGSVNLKYWRRQFLIAEALFGLVFSSLFFLPGAIFGGTGTFAFGALLTAIAVLAMVASNLPRAVVFSTLPIAIGGALKLAMGRGFVDYSMASFLVLAEVFFVLLAYRLYESTLTMMEFRVEKDALIVELEQAKVISDESRRRAEEANLAKSRFLATMSHELRTPLNAILGFSEIMMNEVFGPVGNEHYKGYAADIHTSGQHLLKLINEILDLSRIEAGRYQINEEAVTLSFLAEECHHLLKLKAKSKNLTITEQFEPDLPKIWADERAVRQIILNLLSNAVKFTQPGGEILIRLGWTAGGGQYVSVRDNGPGIPESEIPIVLQAFGQGSLAIQTAEQGTGLGLPICVALMQMHDGTLDLQSKLREGTEVTIIFPPSRVMEVMPPIEEGTSGRGKRPGQRRYG
- a CDS encoding DUF2339 domain-containing protein; this translates as MDDLLLFAALIVFTILVGSVLGIVAFARTRELRQRIELLEFALRAARTSEPVAEAAPAAASEAAAEAAPAEDAPEAPSPPPETPDAVGDVESPEETAPPVEGEPIAARTSLEEKIGSRWAVWVGGLALGLGGIFLVRYSIEAGLLGPAARVLLGLVFSGLLLAGGEWLRRSGFAEADGPARRAYVPGVLAAAGAVSAFASVYAAYGLYGLIGPAFAFIALGAVGVATLTLALRHGPALAALGLLAAYATPILVSSGEPALLPLVIYLAVVSAATYGVARLRLWRWLAVSATAANILWSLLLSVTVVSIGHAADQLYVAAHFLISLLLAAVVFVTSHAPRDRTADVAFDRTALAVLSLFALPLLAFVAAAGTGALTVTLIAIMALVLMALASEWPAARGLAVTALVVTLLAYGLLNVTVSNIVIDPVTGQPTVADFGDLLASPAGSDYLGIGILLGVILTVAGLAGAIAARGRPQLAVAGAFAAPGLIAFAYLNTSRDLSASPAFAVAALVAAVYLASVTEYLGRRLAVDAKGRDGAIAAYAVGCITALGAALTIAFERGMLTVSLALLVAGIAWVETRRPVAALRPTALAVAAVVIARVVWDPRIVGDDLGTTILFNPLLYGYGVPTLCFAYAAWRFGRTPDDPRPVPIFEALAVVFTALTATIEVHHAMNGGDLFAPVSSLAEQSLLTMVMMAISLGLNWLGARRPSPVMIWGVPLFGGFGLIMAAIGLLIVNNPVLSGEPIDGGAFDGKLLLGYLGPAVMALLIAGLARRRKDLPRYAVPIAATVGGLLVAMWATLAVRAGWHSGNLGWGGVEEGELYAYSAVWLVLGLVVLTVGFVAASRTVRTVAAVIVAGVVAKVFLIDTSGLTGPLRALSFIGLGGVLVAIGLAYQTVLRRQRKSLPEG
- a CDS encoding helix-turn-helix domain-containing protein: MVPTLPLRHLRRLAGMKQSHVADLMGVTQPTVSRWENGSLPLTMEQARALQAIFAARPDPAQDAALKRLVETSTSPVHLICDRTHRLLAASHARAADWRVDLDDYLGRSLLVYASDEILAAEARLKDMGWYEDRLGSLAFDTGANGDPDIPIRPGPMLWERVRLSDGSSGRLVTSFYDRSA
- a CDS encoding MFS transporter is translated as MNGRWPTIILLWFIGVLAAAQLGKMAALMPAIRADLGLSLSSAGLMVSLIEAGGASLGAIAGILAARFSGRAVLAAGSILVATAGLAGAAAPDAALLYAARLIESIGYLMVVIAAPSLIAMAAGRASATALALWSTFVPVGIAAGTILSGLAASLIDWRVILVFWALAVLVTLPGTFHLPTMAEHRQTGFAVPPATIWALALGFGFYTTLEVGVLGMLPAYLSEAWGFSIATAGVVTGVTSAATIAGSFAAARLIGAGEGARRPLMLIAIGLALPAGLFFVGFPGNGLATQLSASAVAAAVIAANAISGLVAAVAFARLPALLRRSGAALSLVTASNGVFAQFGAAGSLIGPPLVGYVASHWGWSTVAPVVAALSVLSLAGFALGERLAGKS
- a CDS encoding manganese efflux pump MntP yields the protein MTTPSGSVLDWYPPMSPISIAVLAVGMSIDSLLASVGGGASLRRQCRFCDAILVGAVFAIVQMITPLVGWAAGAAASSYVASFDHWLAFGLLTLVGGRMVLLAFRAEEEGAPETSFIGTPVTLVMTAIGTSIDAMAVGVSLAFVKANIVVIVAAIGATTFLMSAGGVMMGRLIGNRFGRSAEVVGGLVLIGLGCLILREHLLA
- a CDS encoding NAD(P)-dependent oxidoreductase, coding for MAKVVFLGLGVMGYPMAGHLRTRGGHEVTVYNRTGAKANAWVNAFGGRAAPTPREAAAGADFVFACVGNDDDLRSVVLGPDGAFAGMKAGAIFVDHTTASAGVARELQEKAVALGLDFLDAPVSGGQAGAENGALTIMVGGNDRSFAAAEPVMQSYAKMIVHLGASGSGQLAKMVNQICIAGVVQGLAEAIHFAKSSGLDVEKTIAAISKGAAQSWQMENRWQTMTAGKFDFGFAVDWMRKDLGIVLDEARRTGARLPLTALVDQFYADVQASGGNRWDTSSLISRLEK
- a CDS encoding glycine zipper domain-containing protein, whose amino-acid sequence is MKVLAIAVTVLALGLGACANQTPTQQRVTTGAAVGALGGAAVGAIAGGGKGAIIGTAIGGIGGAAIAGATAPREDCIAYDRYGRPYRTACR